The nucleotide sequence GAATTTGTCAGTGGCGCGACTACAGCAGGCTGGTATGCCCGTTTGGTCAAAAACAATACTCAACTCTCTAGTCAGGCCCCAGCTCAAGAAAATCTCCAGGCCATGGTCAAAACAGCCCTGAATCGCCATGAGCTTTTTCAAATGGCCGCCCTACCCAAAACCATTAGCCCGGTGCTGTTTAGTCGGTATGGGCCTGGGATGTATTACGGTCTTCATGTGGATAATGCCATCATGGGAGATTCTTTGCCCCTGCGATCGGACTTGGCTTTTACCCTGTTCCTGAATTCTCCCACTAGTTATGGAGGCGGTGAATTGGTGATTGAAACCCACCAGGGGGAAGAGGCCATTAAGTTAGACATCAATCAAATGGTGCTTTATCCCGCCTCGACTCTCCACCGCGTTGAACCCGTTGCCACAGGAGTTAGGTTGGCGGCCATTGGTTGGGTTCAAAGTTTAGTCCGAGATGCCAGTTACCGGGAAATTTTGTTTGATTTGGATACAGTGCGGCGGACTATGTTTGGGAAAGAGGGCAAAACTCCAGAATTTGATCTGCTGACCAAAACCCATGCTAATCTCCTCCGCCAGTGGGCAGAACTCTAAGGTGCAATCCTGGGATCTCGTCATCGCCCATTTCCAGGCCTGGGAGCTACACTGTAACGATAGATTAACAATTCCTTTCTTCTATTCACGACTCCCATGACACAAGCGGTTCCCCACAGGCAGCGTCATTCTTTGGCTCTAGAACAGTTAATCAGTTTAAATTCCAGTTCCTTTATCCCCCGCCATATTGGCCCAACCCAGGCAGAAGTTGCAGCTATGCTGGCGACAGTGAGTCCAAATCGGGCCTTAAGCCTTGATGAATTAATGGCCGAGACAATTCCAGCCGATATTTACCGCCAACAACCCCTTAATCTACCCGCTGCCCTATCTGAGTCGGATGCTTTACAGAGCCTAAACACCATTGCGGGTCAAAATCAAGTCTGGCGGTCTTTCATGGGCCTGGGGTATTACAACTGCATTACGCCGCCGGTGATTCAACGGAATATTCTCGAAAATCCTGGCTGGTACACCCAATACACCCCCTACCAGGCCGAGATTGCCCAGGGACGCTTAGAAGCCTTGTTTAATTTCCAAACCCTCGTGACCGATTTGACGGGCCTGGATATTGCCAATGCCTCCCTCTTGGATGAAGCCACCGCCGCTGCCGAAGCCATGAGTTTGAGCCTGACGGTGTCTCCCCATAAAAACTGCCATCGCTTTTTCGTCGCAGCGAATTGCCATCCCCAAACCATTGCCGTGATCCAAACTCGGGCCAAACCCCTCGGACTAGAGGTGATTGTCGGTGATCCTACAACAGAGGACTTTCAAATTCCTACCTTTGGCCTGGTGCTCCAATATCCAGCCAGTGATGGCCTGGTTTGTGATTATCAGAACGTCATCGCTAAAGCTAAGGCGCAAGGGGTCATTGTTACGGTGGCCACAGATTTACTGGCCCTAACGTTATTGACCCCACCCGGTGAATTAGGGGCTGATATTGCCGTGGGGAGTAGCCAACGCCTGGGTGTACCTTTGGGCTATGGGGGCCCCCATGCCGCTTTTTTTGCTACTAAAGATGCTTACAAACGGCAAATTCCCGGCCGCTTGGTGGGCCTATCCCATGATGTAACGGGAAAACCGGCCTATCGCCTGGCCCTGCAGACCCGTGAGCAACATATTCGTCGAGAAAAAGCGACCAGTAACATCTGTACCGCCCAGGTTTTGTTAGCGGTGATGGCCAGTCTGTACGCGGTCTATCACGGCCCTCAAGGCTTAAAAAATATTGCCACCCGGATTCATGGTTTGACCCAAGTTTTAGCTCAAGGCCTAGAACAAGCTGGCTTTCAATTAGTCCATGACTGCTTTTTTGACACGGTTCAGATTGCGACTACGGCAACAGACCTGCACAGGATTAAACAACGGGCTGAGGCGATGGAAATTAATCTCCACTACATGGAAACTTCCCAGGCCTGGATTACCATTAGCCTAGATGAAACCACCACCCTGGCCGATATTAGGGATTTACTTTCGATCTTTGCCCCAGAACAGAGTATTTCTTTAGATGCCCTCATCCAAGGTGTCAAGAACCAGGCCTGGCCAGACTATTTGATGCGGCAAACCCCTTATCTAACCCAGGCCGTTTTTAATCGCTATCAGTCTGAACACGAACTTTTACGCTATATTCATCGCCTCCAGGCCCAGGATCTATCCCTAACCACCTCCATGATTCCCTTGGGTTCCTGCACGATGAAGCTCAATGCTACGGCTGAAATGTTACCCATCACCTGGCCAGAATTTGCCCAAATTCATCCCTTTGCCCCTCTTAGTCAAACCCAAGGCTATCAGAAGCTTTTTAAGGAACTGGAGGTGATGCTGGCGGAAATTACTGGCTTTGCCGGAGTCTCCTTACAACCCAATGCTGGCTCCCAAGGGGAATACGCTGGATTACTAGTCATTCGGGAATACCACCACAGCCGGGGTGCCCAGCATCGCCAAATCTGCTTAATTCCCGCCTCAGCCCATGGGACAAATCCAGCTAGCGCGGTCATGGCCGGAATGATCGTTGTACCTGTTAATTGTGATGAGCAGGGGAATATTGATGTCCAAGATTTAATGGCTAAAGCTGAAAAACATCAGCAAAACTTAGCCGCCTTGATGATTACCTACCCCTCTACCCACGGGGTTTTTGAAACGGAAATCCGCCAGATTTGCCAGATCATTCATCGTTACGGCGGTCAGGTTTATCTAGATGGGGCGAATATGAATGCCCAAGTGGGCCTATGCCGTCCGGGTGATTTTGGGGCCGATGTCTGTCATCTCAATCTGCATAAAACTTTTTGTATTCCCCACGGGGGCGGTGGGCCGGGGGTGGGGCCAATTGGGGTTGCGGCCCATTTAATTCCATTTTTACCCAGTCATCCCTTAATTCAAAATCAGGATGGGAGTCATTTAGGGCCGGTGACAGCAGCCCCTTGGGGGAGTGCTAGTATTCTGCCGATTTCTTGGATGTACATCAAAATGATGGGAGCGAGGGGACTGACCCAGGCCACCCAAATTGCCATTCTCAACGCCAATTACGTGGCAACCCGTTTGGCTCCCTATTACCCAATTCTTTACACCGGAACCAATAGCCGAGTCGCCCATGAATGTATTTTGGATTTACGCCCCCTGAAAAAATCCGCAGGGATTGAAGTTGAAGATATTGCCAAACGCTTGATGGACTACGGTTTTCATGCTCCTACAGTGTCCTGGCCTGTAGCTGGCACCATGATGGTTGAACCCACCGAAAGTGAATCTCAAGCCGA is from Synechococcus sp. PCC 6312 and encodes:
- the gcvP gene encoding aminomethyl-transferring glycine dehydrogenase; its protein translation is MTQAVPHRQRHSLALEQLISLNSSSFIPRHIGPTQAEVAAMLATVSPNRALSLDELMAETIPADIYRQQPLNLPAALSESDALQSLNTIAGQNQVWRSFMGLGYYNCITPPVIQRNILENPGWYTQYTPYQAEIAQGRLEALFNFQTLVTDLTGLDIANASLLDEATAAAEAMSLSLTVSPHKNCHRFFVAANCHPQTIAVIQTRAKPLGLEVIVGDPTTEDFQIPTFGLVLQYPASDGLVCDYQNVIAKAKAQGVIVTVATDLLALTLLTPPGELGADIAVGSSQRLGVPLGYGGPHAAFFATKDAYKRQIPGRLVGLSHDVTGKPAYRLALQTREQHIRREKATSNICTAQVLLAVMASLYAVYHGPQGLKNIATRIHGLTQVLAQGLEQAGFQLVHDCFFDTVQIATTATDLHRIKQRAEAMEINLHYMETSQAWITISLDETTTLADIRDLLSIFAPEQSISLDALIQGVKNQAWPDYLMRQTPYLTQAVFNRYQSEHELLRYIHRLQAQDLSLTTSMIPLGSCTMKLNATAEMLPITWPEFAQIHPFAPLSQTQGYQKLFKELEVMLAEITGFAGVSLQPNAGSQGEYAGLLVIREYHHSRGAQHRQICLIPASAHGTNPASAVMAGMIVVPVNCDEQGNIDVQDLMAKAEKHQQNLAALMITYPSTHGVFETEIRQICQIIHRYGGQVYLDGANMNAQVGLCRPGDFGADVCHLNLHKTFCIPHGGGGPGVGPIGVAAHLIPFLPSHPLIQNQDGSHLGPVTAAPWGSASILPISWMYIKMMGARGLTQATQIAILNANYVATRLAPYYPILYTGTNSRVAHECILDLRPLKKSAGIEVEDIAKRLMDYGFHAPTVSWPVAGTMMVEPTESESQAELDRFCEAMIAIRAEIAEIETGVADRQANVLKFAPHPARVVTSDTWDRPYSREKAAYPAEWTKTYKFWPAVSRIDNAYGDRNLVCTCPSLNEYAPSLE
- a CDS encoding Fe2+-dependent dioxygenase, encoding MIINLANVLLEHELESINLQLTAGEFVSGATTAGWYARLVKNNTQLSSQAPAQENLQAMVKTALNRHELFQMAALPKTISPVLFSRYGPGMYYGLHVDNAIMGDSLPLRSDLAFTLFLNSPTSYGGGELVIETHQGEEAIKLDINQMVLYPASTLHRVEPVATGVRLAAIGWVQSLVRDASYREILFDLDTVRRTMFGKEGKTPEFDLLTKTHANLLRQWAEL